The Acidobacteriota bacterium DNA segment AGTCGAGAGATCTCAGACGGCATCGTCCTCGACTACGACAGCGACGGCACGCTGGTCGGCATCGACATCGATAACGCCAGTGCGAAGGTCGCCCTCGACACCCTCGTGGTCAGCAAGCTGCCGGGCACGATCGAGCGCATTGCGGGCTGACAACGGCATGCAGCCGACGCCGCTCGCGAGTCGGCGCGGCTGAAGCCGAACGCTGGGCCGGTCCGCGAGTTGCTGCTGAAGGCCGAGTGCTACGCGCCCACCAACCCGAAGTACGACCTCGTGGTGGCGAGGCTCGCGCCAGCCCGCGCACGAGACCCGCGCACCCTCCCCCCGCGCACTCCCCCCCACGCACTGGCACGTTCGCCGCCGGTGTGCTAGAGTCCCGCCCGTCACCTTCAGCGGAAACGACGTCCGCGTCGGACCCGTCGGCCCTGCGCGCCGGCGGGGCCCGGCCGCGTACGTCCGTCGCGCACGCAGGCCGGGAGCCTGCCCGCCATGCCGAAGAACATCGTCCTCCTCTCCGACGGCACGGGGAACAGCTCGGCGAAACTCAGCAAGACCAACGTCTGGCGGATGTACGAGGCGCTCGACCTCCGCGACCCCTCCCGCCAGGTCGCCTGCTACGACGATGGCGTGGGAACGTCGGGGTTCCTGCCGCTCAAGCTGCTCGGCGGCGCGCTCGGCTTCGGCCTGAAGCGCAACCTGCTCCAGCTCTATCGCTTCCTCTGCGAGCACTACGAGCCGGGCGACCACATCTACGCCTTCGGCTTCAGCCGCGGCGCCTTCACGATCCGCGTGCTCGTCGGCCTCGTCGCCAGCGAGGGCATCGTGCGCGGCGCCCGGGCGAGCGAGCTTCCCCACCTCGCGCGCTGGGCCTACCGCAGCTATCGGAGGAAGTTCAACACGACCGGCGGCCTCGTCACCCCCCTCCGGGCCCTCCGCGATGCCGTCCTGAGGTGGCTCGATGCCCGCGCCAGACGACCCGCGTTCAGCAGGGAGCACACGGCCAAGGTGCGCGTGGCCGAAGTGTCCGACCGCAACCCCGACACCCGAGCGCAACGCGAAGAAGGGCTGATCGCGTTTGTCGGCGTGTGGGACACGGTCGACGCCTACGGCCTCCCCATCCAGGAGCTCACCGACGCGGTCGACCGCTGGATCTGGCCGCTCTCGATGCGCGATCAGAAGCTCTCGTCGAAGGTGGCGCGGGCGTGTCACGCGCTGTCGCTCGACGACGA contains these protein-coding regions:
- a CDS encoding DUF2283 domain-containing protein, coding for MKVNYFPDTDSLYIDLADRPSVESREISDGIVLDYDSDGTLVGIDIDNASAKVALDTLVVSKLPGTIERIAG